Genomic window (Macrobrachium nipponense isolate FS-2020 chromosome 35, ASM1510439v2, whole genome shotgun sequence):
atatataataatatatatatatatactatatatatatatatatatatatatatatatatatatgcgtataaagTACTCACGTGACGTCAGAAAAATATACAGAACCTGCTTACCTTTAGAATTAAAGAGTGGAGGTGGTTTCTGGGAGGATAGAATACAAAGTTTGTAACaaacagactgatgatgttgGGCCCATAAACAGCAAAACAGAATAAACGATACTGCACCAAACTACTCCCAACGcctgcgtcctctctctctctctctctctctctctctctctctctctctctctctctctctctctcagtcggtcGGATCTAGTTTCTTACAACATCGTGATTGGGTagccccagtctctctctctctctctctctaatataaatataaatgcgaTGTCTGTATGGCATTTGTTGGGGTCATATGTCCTCAGGCGTTGGTAAACACCATCACAGCAACAGTGAAGTTGGACGCTCTCCTCTCCCTCTGCTGGTTTATATGTCTCTCTGcttggctgtctgtctgtctgtctgtcataacGCATCAGCCTTTCATTTATTAAGATTTTAGTCAAATGGGTATTCATTCATTTGAGTTCAAAATAATTTGGGTTGCCAGGAATGATGTGGAATAGGAATCAAGCAAGACCTTATATACTACTTAGTGCAGATTCTCCATGACATTACAATACTTACTCTCTTTATTCAGTCGGATTTAGGGTCTCATTGTGACCTGTTGCACTTTACTTTAGTCCCCTCGTCTTAGTTATGGTTCATGGACTTAGCTAGACACTCTTTTTGTCAGTAAAAAGTCAAGTTGAAATATCTAGACATTCTATTTGTCAGTAAAAAGACAAGTTGAAATCTTAAGTGTTTGGTAACCAGGAATCAAGGCTCCTTAAATTAAGTAAAGGAGAAACACAATGAAAACTGAAATCAATAACTTTATTTCATCTCTAAAGTGAGTTACGATTGTATATAAGGGAATGACGCCTTCATTGCCGCTTGGGTTGTACAAATTCTCTCGCTCCTTTGCAATAAGGAAAGATGTTGCTTGTTGCGCAGTGAATATGGCACGAACTGATTATTTATAACCATCTATACACTGTTCGTTTGTCTCTGACTTAGCATCGCGAAAAAGAATTGCTGTTGGATATTATTCTTAGGAAAATGAGGTAGATGTCAAGATTCATCCTTCCCCTTAACGGTAACACCTGAGAATATATTTTGATCATGACTTGAACTTTAGGGTTTCACACTTTATACCTTAGGAAAAGAATCCCTAGAAATTTAGGGATTTCACCACCAGAGCTGGTTCCTTATTCGCGGGGTTCTCACCTAGGACATGGGTTTGGTATTCAGCTCATAAGTGGGTGGCTTCGGCCGGCCTGAATTTGGTACGAGAGGCTCCCAGTAGTCTCGCCCTGTCCTGAAAGACGATATGAAAGTTTAATGGACTTATTCGCTCCTCCCGTTGGCTTTCTGGTATCTTTCCTACTCCCACCAGACGCTCTGGGCTGCTAAAATGTTcaccagtgattttttttttcattttaataacacaAGGGCGTTATTACGCTGATTTCAGGGAAGccaaaagagagagtgagagttagtCAGAAAACAAAGAGACTTAAACGTGAGGCAACTCACCTTTCCCTAATGAACGAATAAGAGCTTAGCTGATTGAATCCGCCCCAGGGCTTATGTTTAGCGCTGGCGGGAGGCAGCTTCCCTCGCTCTTCGGCAAGTTCCTCTGCAATAGCGCGGATGTGGTAGGCCTCGAATCCACAACACCCTCCAATGTACCTGACGCCCAAGTCGTAGGCCTCTCGGGCGTACTTGTGGACGTCGAAGCGGGTGATGACTCGAGGTTCCATGGCTGAAATTGTTTACAATTTAGGAGGTTTCTCCGACAGTCTTTGTCTCGTGGTTAGTAAATGTCGTTCCAGTAAATTACCGGGAGAAGGGTACAATGTTTGCATAtggaatatttcattaaaatatccAACGAAATTCCGTAAATGATTAAGGCAGTCATCTTACTGTAGTAGGTCTTCACTGTCACTCAGTAAGGTCAGCTATACTGACGAGGATTATTGAAACTGAAAGATGTATTTATACATTTTGTAGTCGGACCAATCTTATTCCTGTTGCAAGACCAGACCACTTTTGATTTTTTACGTTCCTTTATTAGCctagttttataattttatctttttgttgACTAGGTTATCTGTTTTTTgtctgatattttttatcagtagTTCATTGTACAGTtcctgttgtaaatttatttgtacatatacattttctaacctttaacgaagtcactgctaagagctacaaaataactataccccattttctctagtataagctctgcagaaaaattaatattatattttgaataatctgattaattttacttagcatttaaaatatttgatagatagctttgataaatagatttaactgtcccttcaaattagttaagaaattatttaattgatttagggggtgataagaaccattgacctgacataggctCTTTCGGGGGGTAGTGAGAGGTCGAGCGCGGGTTTTTGgggccttgttcaaacagacaGCAACGGAGACGGACGAACTTGTTTCGTAAACTTCGTCTCGAGTTTAATTTACGtagtgtagggttttagaaattaataacccttaaaataattggtttgtatgatctcctttcctgtttgcacctatcctaacccatatcctatccgaatccttatctgcaaccaaaacttaAAACGGCCATGCACACTGATCTGTCGGCGGAAAATtcggtaagtaaaataacatttcttgtcaacgtaccaatttgttTCCACGAATgtaattagaggtcgctgggtttgctgattgaatatataggatttgtttttcagtttaggagtgaattaagaggtgtgcGTCCAAATTGGGTTAACTTAAAGgtaggtcaacataccaattttccacAAAGGCTAAGCCGCCATATTTGGACGGCTGATTTGTGCCAACGGTTGTTCGTTAGGAAGCGGTTgcgtcttttaacgtttaacttacttatttaacttaacttacttatttaagatgtaatacactgttttctttaccttaactAAATTTTGAACCCTTTTAtgtagttaggctattgtaatattggagtttgtgagaattaattaggcttagactcagattgaacaattttacaggggcttatataattacatgggcgtagtagaaaatttagtcaaaattaggtctgtctgttgcTTAGCATTACTGTTTGGGattagtttaccttaattttactttaaccgggtcgaaacttaattgaattctgggaccaaactgagctgccctgggaattttatggccttggtttaatttattcatagtccttattagattaattgcatttacctaaattactcttacctgaatttaactagcctacttaaacttacaaagcaattattaatcctttggattttctggcacaagtctgaaaatACGTTAGGCGtacggaagaattgtgtgcttaacagcccgttttatacaatttactatattactagagaacactcggtggaaggaattacccttgtaattttgtagagtatattccttcaatcTTTCCACTGAGTGAGACAAATTTCCCACAGTTCCTTTCATGGTGATACTAACAATTTTTCAGTTAtggattttttgtattttctattgCTGTATGCATATTTTGAATATTACTTTTTtctgacacgtaatacaaaccctcggtcctttacaaatGGAATATACTTACAATGCAGCTGGatcggtcgtaagctttcgaacaaggtggttcggtagttaactgcttgtccgatggtcgggagtcccgcccgactggaggccGGAGGGTAAacatccactttgctttcagccgccGCCAGAGTTAGACGTGTTGTTCGCCGCTCTTCCCGCCATTGTCATGAGACTTTCATTATCTGTACtaagtatttgttttttgttttcattgttactTGTGGTGAATTCAACATGGAAAGCCACGAGTCGGAGAGACCCCCGCCCCCCAGCCACACAGAGAgtatgccctggtgtggagggccataagtgtggggcctttagaTCCACCATTAATGTGGATCCTCATGTATTGTGTGCTCGGTGCTGAGGGCGTGAATACTTTCAGGGTGAGCGTTGTGACTTAGGTGATatgtggtcggaggagcagtgggagtgctacgagaggaggaagaaggtgcGTAAAGTTCTCCAGTGACACCTCTGGTTACGGATACGTCTTCTTCATTCCTCCCTCCTAGtcagctccttccccttcgggggaagTGTTGCATTCCACCTCTTCACTTGACTTGTTGAGAGCAGAGGAGGGGGCGTGGCCCTCCGACCTGCAGTTGTACTCAGGGTCTTCTGTTCGCTCAGGGTGGGAACTTTCTCCCCCCAGGCGAGCGGGAACCCCTCCTTATAATccgacctttgcctcctcaggtgtgaCTGCTGCCGTGGGTGGGGACCTTAAGCAGGTCTGGCACTCGCTAGGGGTTTTGGGCACGCCAAGCTTTCGGGGGCTGCTGGATCACCTGGCTGTACCAGTGACCCATGGCCTGTCGACTCCCGGGTTTGCCGCTCCTCCCCATCTGGTCTATACACAGAACAGAGCGACGGCAACCCCATCAGCCGCTGTCCAAGCTCCGCTGTCATTCGCACCATGAGAGAGATGGCCCCACCACCTGGCTTCGGTGTCTTCGCCTCAGCCCCGTGACGCGTCACGAGGATGGTGCACGCTCCCACCGCACCAGTGGACTCTGAGGGAAGGATCTGTGCTCCCTCCCTCTGAGCCTCCATTGaggctggagtcgttctgggggccttagaaggaacccaggatgacGGTGGGTCTGCTCGGTCCTCCTTGGCCAACGGTGTGCTAGGCCAGGTGAACTCTCTTGTCTCCAGACAGGAGGGATCGCTTGGGTCCGGCAGGTCgaccaagctgcttccccctcctctaccacgACAGCGgtgattctacgtgccatcggaagaccctctgccgcccaagcaGGTTAACCCAGAGATAGCCAGGCTAACTACGAGTGTGCCTCTTCAACTCTTGCtgtctgagaacctctggttcacgCAGCAAGAGGCACAGGCCTTggaagcagtctcctggctggatctgtggtccctcacagtgtccagaGTCGCGGCCTCCTCGGGACACATCACTCCCGAAGGGTACCTGGCGTTCAGGAgactgtgtcagtctggaggtgGGCTGTCTCCTACCTCAcccaccagatggccaacctgtgggccaacctggtcctgAGACGTCGGGACGCAGTCCTCTCTTGAGTGACCAGGGCGGCAGGGCGTGAGGCAGCGCCGGGTCTGAGGAATGGACTGTTGCTgggttctgcctctctcttccctagagggATGGTGAAtgctgcggtggaacagcggcgcactgaggacagtgaccacctagtacaccaggcagtctcgaaggcttctgggcagcctcgagtcactgcggccaagcctcggagcttggctagctcttcctctgcggccaagacgtcTTCCttgtcgaagccgagaggaaagacccagGCTTCCACCAGTCTTCCAGGCAGTACCTCCACTTCaacctcgacgggacggtgtaccaattcagctctggtgtcggcttgggctcATTCGGTCAGGATACATCTTTTGAAgtatcttgacgattggctgatcctgtcgagctcccgctcgcagttgctgcaggacagggatcgactcctcgaattctgccgtgatctggggattgtggtgaacttcgagaagtcagatctcgagcccaagcagaggatgaagtacctggacATGATGATCGACtcagtagcagggcgagtcttccccgcagactcgtggatcagcaggttcagggaagcAGCCGGACGGTTCCTGTTTTGACAGgagcagtcagctcagcagtggcaggtcgtgatcggtcacctgtcgtctctagagaagctagtccctcgtgggcgtcttcacctgcggtctcttcagtggaggctaaaggagtgttggtcacaggccaCAGACCTGCCATTCCTCCCCgttcctctcacggaggaggtgaggcaaaacctagcctggtggctggacgacgggaacctcgtaagaggagtgcctctttgcACTCCCCCCTCgagagatgctgctgttctcagtcGCATCAACCGAGGGTTGgtgcgcacacctggaggagttgctggttgcaggtgtgtgtgggaccatcacgacaagcaccttcacatcaatgtcctggagctcaaggcggcATTCCTCGCTCTCCATGAGTTCCGGGAACgtgtgatgggacactcagtgatgttgatgtgcgacaacaccacagtagtggcatacatcaATAAACAGGGGGCCTAGTATCCCTCCCGTTacaccagttgatgatgcaggtgcacgagtgggctactgtcagccagatacatacCAGGGAagaggaacgtagtggcagacaagctcagccgctgGAATCAGGTGtttgggaccgaatggtctcttcacctggacatggcggaaaggctcttcgacctttGGGGGCTTCCAGTCggggatctgttcgccacctggcacaacagaaaacttgaggttttcttctcagttgtgccggacccatgggcagctgcagaggacgcttttCAACGCCCGTGGGACAACTTCCTAGTTTACGCCATTCCCCCGTTatgtctgattcgcaaagtgatcagcagggtgctggtcaccagcaatcttcggatgattctgatGGCACCCAAATTGTCTCAGGGcttttggtatccggacctgctggctcttcttgccgAGGCACCACGAGAGATTCCCCCacggcacaacctcctgtgccacccacacgtggaacggtaccccTGAGCGGTttggtccctgtgtcttcacggctggcagttatccaccatctcttgcgagtgagaggtttttctcgccgagcagcaacagagatggcagggtacctcagacagtcctctgcagcagtgtaccaggggaagtggtccatcttctgtggttggtgtcgagCCACTCTTCAgtaggtagcggatttcctcgtcttcctttggCGAGAGAGGCTCCTCTtcgtctccgcagttaaaggctacagagccgctctgaccctagtccttaaactgtggGGAGTGGACATTTCCAACTCCATGGAAatctccctccttatgaagagcttcgagaggtcttgcccacccagggaactcaagcccccggggtgggatgcgACTCTCATCCTTAGGAGCCTGACTCTCAGACCCTTCGAGCTactctgagagtcgtcagacagggatctgaccttctagaccgtctttctgctggccctggcatcggcgaagagagtagaggaacttcatggtctttccttcgatgttaaactCTCGAGGGGATTGGGAtcggtgacgctcgattttgtcccggacttcatagcgaagactcagaacccttcggtccctgacgatcggttcgagtccttcacgatcccctccctggagGACTTCACTGACAATGATGCGgacgagatgctgctttgtcctgtcagggcgctacggcactatctgaagagaactcgtcacctcaggcTTGAGTGTcaatgcctcttcgttagcaccggggttaccaagaaagaagtgtccaagaacactctttctttttGGCTTGGTGAGGTAATCTGGAAGGCGTACTCTTCAGACAGGAGCGATGACAccagtacccttcgtccgagagcccacgaagtcagaggtattggtccaaccattgcattccgcaagaacttctccgtggcacaggtgctgcaggcaggggtttgggccaaccagactacctttacctcCTAACTTCggaatattgcccacaggtccttggacaccttttccgtGGGACCCgtagtggctgctcaacaagttgtgtagcttatccAGCTCCCTCGCCGGAGAAGGTAGCATCTCATCCTTgagagactgcatgaatggaaaagtgaatgagagtgtgactggcttctcttcctcctcttttcttccctctccctgcgggcagagagcggcggtcgtcactacgctggacaggatGCTGATGCAGGTAAGCGACGCGACTgagccccattctatccctttcattagggatagaagcgttACCCACCACTCCCGTAACAAGGGGGGTGTGgacgccaacaagagacaaaccgaagactttatatttggctcttgtgtaggaactagttcttgcttgctattcataagaggcacgcttgcctccctcttatgaatttggtctaGAGGTCTGAGCACTGATCCCacagtgcacaccccgatcagttggacagaggctaggatccctccctctgctcttacgaccagggagggaaccaaggtcggacgaacaccagtctgttcataagactcagattccacccaccaataagtgagtcttccatatgtaaaggaccgaggggttgtattacgtgtcggaacaaatcacaatttgtagtaatttgtatttttcctaactatacaaacctgaggtcctaaacatatagtcccacctcatggcacccctcactctgttcctgggcctaaagcaaagtgaatgtttACCCTCCAGTTGGGCCCGACTCCTgaccatcagacaagcagttaactaccgaaccaccatgttcgaaagcttacgaccggtccagctgctCTGTAAGTATAttctatatgtaaaggacctcaggtttgtatagttaggaaaaatacaatttactacaAATTGTGATATTTAAAAAGAGTTACTCAGTTGCCAAATGGATATTCCGGGCAGGACAGATACCCTTCTTTGCCCGTTCCCGTGGTGTAGAATCCGTTGGGTTGTGTCATGAGGAAGGGCTTCAGACCAGCTTCGTCCAGTGCTGTCTTCATCAGCTTCATGGTGTCCAAGGTCATGTGAGGGTCATACAGGCAGTTCACACCAACTGTCAAAATGCAAGAGCCTGTCTTTAGAAGTGACAAGTGTCAAAATGAAAGAGATTTACCTTAAAAGTGACAGGTGTCAAAATGAAAAAGGCTTTTTTAGGATTGAGAACTCAAAATTGGAGAGGCTTTCTTTAGAAGTGAGAACTGTCAAAATGAACGAAACTTTTTTGAGAAgtgagaactatcaaaattaagAAGGCTCTCTTTAGAGGTGAGAACTGTCAAAATGAACGAAACTTTCTTTAGAAGTGAGAACTGTCAAAATGAACGAAACTTTCTTTAGAAGTGAGAACGTCAAAATGAAAAAGGCTTTCTCTAGAAGTGAGAATTGTCAAAATGAACGAAATTTTTTGAGAAGTGAAAATTGTCAAAATGAAGGGAACTGTATAAAGAGGTGATAACTGTCAAAATGAACCTGACATTATTTAGAAGTGAGAACTGTCAAAATGAAGGAAACTTTCTTTAGAAGAGGGAGCTGTAGAAATGGAGGAGACTTTCTTCAGAAGCGACAGGTGTCAGAGGGGcgatatttcttttaaaagtgaaaaaaatccaaggaaaaatgctttcttttttttattatcgagaggaaaagaacacgtctttaagaaagaaaagaaaactgtcaaaacaaaaaacaaatggagaaaaaaatgagGTTGGGAAGAAGCCAGAGGCGCGCGCTACGCTACACCGTGAGTCATCAACCATAAGGGGCCAAgtgacataaaaaagaaaaaaatccatccACTGTGTGATCTGGAGACAGTTAAGACCTACCGACATCTGCTCCAGCCTTGGCCATCCTGACGGCGCATTCCCCTGCTGAAACTCCTGAGTGATCTCCAGCGATCCCGATGCACATAGTGGCCGCCACAGGCATCCCTGATTTCTTCACTTCCTCGATGACCCATTCCATCTCCTCCACGTGCATGaagaactaaaataaataaacaaatatataaataggtaaCACCGGATCggtatattatgtgtgtggaCTGTGGCTTACTAATTAGCTCATTCAGTGACTTACCACTGCCATGCAAGCATCACACGCCAAAGGTCTCTTGCAAGGTTCCGTAACCTTGGCCACCTTTTGGATTTCATTAACATCAAATGCCATTTTGGGCTTTGGtcgaatttctttgtttttcaaagTATCAGATCACAGTCACAGTATTGATAGGTAGTTTGTGAGTCATCTatctataaatttttattattttgatttagaaTTTAGCTTCATTTACCAGTTATGAGCTAGAGAATTACTTGTCACTGCTGAAATggatgattatataataatatatatatatatatattatagaattataacacatatatatagatatacatacatatatatatatatatatatagatatatgaacaagtatataatatataaatataagatatatagatataaatctaatattatagaatattatattaatattattgaataatatatatattatatatatataatatcatatatatttataattaataatatatatatatattatatataatatataggtaatcatctatataatatatatatatatatatagtagtataatattattgtatgctattattatatcatataagagatatattagatatattataatatatgtgtgtgtgtgtgtgtgtgtggtggtatatatatatatatatatatatatatatatatatatatatatatatatacacacatacatacatacattatataatatatatatatatataatacatacatatatatatatgtatatctatacatatatcacaatcgtttttatattttattttttgttcaacattgtGTAAATGGAGAGTCCAATTTAGGTGGAATTTTATTcctttgttaataaatgtattgaaACTGACAAAAGCACActgaaaccttttatatatacCTTAGTATAGGAAATAATAAACACTTTTCCATCAATAACTCGTCATTATGAACAAAATAAACTCGTtccttaaacaaaattaaataaattaataaactttGTGGTACTGGACTTCACCCCTTGAGCGACTCGAGAAATACAGAAGAATTTAGAGAATTCTATTTAACTAACTTACCTCGCagataataaaatcaattttattagcGATGAAGGCTTCTACTTGTTCCCTGACTTGTCTCTGGATAGCTTCTTTTGCCTTGCCCTGGGTATAGGACGGGCACTGGGTGACCCCTCCGGCCACCAGGGCATCTCCCTCACTGGCCACTTCGCGGGCGATGTGACAGGCTGCTTCGTTGATCTGGGAACACTGAAAATGGAGTCGAAATGTCGTCTCAGATGACATATTTACAACTCCGAGATATTACGCTGTCTAGTTATGTATAACTTGAGGGACTGTCCATCTACATTCGAAGCGTGGTcgggtattatttttattattatttttttataatcaccAGTGGAACTAAGCAAAATATTGTATTCTTGATGGGGTAAAAATGAAACCCCATTCAGGCGTAGGGTTGTTGATTCTTCGGATAATTGCCTGGTATAACATTACATTTCGCTGTGAACTgttttggaaatttattttttcgatGGATTGAACCAGCCATACCCTGGCACGGACCTTTGCTGCCCGAGCAGCTCGTAATAGTTCCTGAAGTGTCTTACCTCGAGGTAAacttctactatagtagattcacatcaaccaggcgtctgatgtctaggccagtcccttacgatgctcctgattggctgttgataagccaatcacagggctggaaactctcagtctctcgagagagttctcataggcaagatgtatgttccacctctcctgagggatacttatgaaagacgtatccctcaggagaggtggaacacagagcctacccatgtgaactcgagagagactgagagtttccagcactgtgattggcttatcaacagccaatcgggagcgttgtaagggactggcctagacatcaaatgcacggttgatgtgaatctactatagcacttgTCCTCTGAACTGACTCAGGAGGgatcttcttctctctttttggtTTAGAAAGAGTGGTTCTTCCAGCCATCATTAGCTCCTTTTGGGCAAAATTGCAAAAGTATCATTAGCCGGTATCTTTGTGGAAAAGGGAAAGGGACTACTATTCGTTTGTATACAAGATGAGGCAGGCGTTTCCAGACCACATAAAGATCAGTAAAGAGATATTAGACTATTATACAGAAAAATCAACAAAGCTAAGAGAAGTCATGATTaccataaaaaaatctatatgtaagTTCTAAACATTAAGACCTATATTTTAATCTTACTTACTTTGAAGTCAAGGTATTTGGATTTACTTTGGAACCAAGGTGTTGAGAATTACTTTGGAATCAAGGCACTTAGACTTGCTGTGATCAAGGCACAAGGACCTACTGTGAAATCAAGGCACTGAGACTTACTGTGAAATCAAAACACTAAGCTTACTGTGAAATCAAGTTATTAAGACTTGCTGTGAAATCAAGGCACTAAGACTTACTGTGAAACCAAATCACTAAGCTTACCGTGAAATTAAGGAGGCACTAAGACTTACTGTGAAATCGCGTCCAGCTTGATTTCCTCCCAAATTAAGTTTATCGTCTGTGGAATAGAACGTGAATGTCTGCATGACGTCACTTCCTGCTCTTAAAAACTCTCGGTGTAGCTGCCGAACTGAAATTATGACAAGTAGAGGTCTGTTGAGATTAGGATAGATAagaatatttctaataatattaataactggCACTTCTAATATGGCAAGGGTATCTGACCTgtcaaaaaagcaaaaataatcagATAATTATATCACATCTAGAATAGATTTAGTTAATCAGATAGTTATATCACATCTAGGATAGACGAAGTTCATCGTGTTATGTTGGTCTGCTTTTCTTGATCATGAGTTTTTGACTTTTAAACGCGAAGTTCACTACCAGTAGAACATACGAGAAAATACGTTGCAGTTTGTACAGATGAATTCTGAGTAAACATTTGGTAGAAACCTAAAGCATAAACTTGAATACCAGTCTCCTACTAAAGAGAAAGCCTACaggcaataacaaataaaaacagggATAGAAAGCCGGAAAACAATTTGTCAAGAGCTGATGCGTTATCAACTTGTCAGATATCCTTGGCGATTATGAATATTATCTACACAATTTCGTTGTGAACTAAGAGCAACTTCAGTCGTAGTTCATTAAGTTTTCAtctcatttttcttgtttatcatCGGGGTTTGGCTAGATAACCCGCAAGAGGTGCacaaggcattacttaagtttctttgcagcgtcccttcggccctagctgcaatcc
Coding sequences:
- the LOC135208777 gene encoding betaine--homocysteine S-methyltransferase 1-like isoform X1, with protein sequence MGKKGLLERLQEGVVIGDGGFVIALEKRGYVTGGPWTPEAVLENPEAVRQLHREFLRAGSDVMQTFTFYSTDDKLNLGGNQAGRDFTCSQINEAACHIAREVASEGDALVAGGVTQCPSYTQGKAKEAIQRQVREQVEAFIANKIDFIICEFFMHVEEMEWVIEEVKKSGMPVAATMCIGIAGDHSGVSAGECAVRMAKAGADVVGVNCLYDPHMTLDTMKLMKTALDEAGLKPFLMTQPNGFYTTGTGKEGYLSCPEYPFAMEPRVITRFDVHKYAREAYDLGVRYIGGCCGFEAYHIRAIAEELAEERGKLPPASAKHKPWGGFNQLSSYSFIRERTGRDYWEPLVPNSGRPKPPTYELNTKPMS
- the LOC135208777 gene encoding betaine--homocysteine S-methyltransferase 1-like isoform X2, which codes for MGKKGLLERLQEGVVIGDGGFVIALEKRGYVTGGPWTPEAVLENPEAVRQLHREFLRAGSDVMQTFTFYSTDDKLNLGGNQAGRDFTCSQINEAACHIAREVASEGDALVAGGVTQCPSYTQGKAKEAIQRQVREQVEAFIANKIDFIICEFFMHVEEMEWVIEEVKKSGMPVAATMCIGIAGDHSGVSAGECAVRMAKAGADVAMEPRVITRFDVHKYAREAYDLGVRYIGGCCGFEAYHIRAIAEELAEERGKLPPASAKHKPWGGFNQLSSYSFIRERTGRDYWEPLVPNSGRPKPPTYELNTKPMS
- the LOC135208777 gene encoding betaine--homocysteine S-methyltransferase 1-like isoform X3: MQTFTFYSTDDKLNLGGNQAGRDFTCSQINEAACHIAREVASEGDALVAGGVTQCPSYTQGKAKEAIQRQVREQVEAFIANKIDFIICEFFMHVEEMEWVIEEVKKSGMPVAATMCIGIAGDHSGVSAGECAVRMAKAGADVVGVNCLYDPHMTLDTMKLMKTALDEAGLKPFLMTQPNGFYTTGTGKEGYLSCPEYPFAMEPRVITRFDVHKYAREAYDLGVRYIGGCCGFEAYHIRAIAEELAEERGKLPPASAKHKPWGGFNQLSSYSFIRERTGRDYWEPLVPNSGRPKPPTYELNTKPMS